In one Dreissena polymorpha isolate Duluth1 chromosome 7, UMN_Dpol_1.0, whole genome shotgun sequence genomic region, the following are encoded:
- the LOC127839767 gene encoding uncharacterized protein DDB_G0271670-like has translation SSSSSSSSSSSSSSSSSSSSSSSSSSSSSSSSSSNSSSSSSSSSSSNSSSSSSSSSSSSSSSCSSSSSNSSSSSSSSSSSSSSSSSSSSSCSSRSRNSSCSKRRSSSCRSSSSSNSSISCSSSNISSTSSSSSISSSSSSSSSSSSSSSSSSSSSSSSSSSSSSSRSSSSSSSSSSSSSSSSSSSSSSSSSSSSSSSNSSSSSSSSSSSSSSSSSSSSSSSSSSSSSSSSSSSSSSSSSSSSSSSSSSSSSSSSSSSSTVRLHQKIKRYRL, from the exons agtagtagtagtagtagtagtagtagtagtagtagtagtagtagtagtagtagtagtagtagtagtagtagtagtagtagtagtagtagtagtagtagtagtaa tagtagtagtagtagtagcagtagtagtagtagtaatagtagtagtagtagtagtagtagtagtagtagtagtagtagtagttgtagtagtagtagtagtaatagtagtagtagtagtagtagtagtagtagtagtagtagtagtagtagtagtagtagtagtagttgtagtagtagaagtagaaatagtagttgcagtaaaagaagaagtagtagttgtagaagtagtagtagtagtaatagtagtattagttgtagtagtagtaatattagtagtactagtagtagtagtagtattagtagtagtagtagtagtagtagtagtagtagtagtagtagtagtagtagtagtagtagtagtagcagtagtagtagtagtagtagtagtagtagaagtagtagtagtagtagtagtagtagtagtagtagtagtagtagtagtagtagtagtagtagtagtagtagtagtagtagtagtagtagtagtaatagtagtagtagtagtagtagtagtagtagtagtagtagtagtagtagtagtagtagtagtagtagtagtagtagtagtagtagtagtagtagtagtagtagtagtagtagtagtagtagtagtagtagtagtagtagtagtagtagtagtagtagtagtagtagtagtagtagtagtagta CAGTTAGACTGCATCAGAAAATCAAACGTTATCGGCTGTGA